In Perognathus longimembris pacificus isolate PPM17 chromosome 23, ASM2315922v1, whole genome shotgun sequence, a single genomic region encodes these proteins:
- the Flywch2 gene encoding FLYWCH family member 2: MPLPEPRELDGGGMKADQEPCEPGKAVLPATPKKPRQFSKLVLLTASKDSAKVAGAKRKGVHCIMALGAPGPAILAKALLKTHPEAQRAIEAAPPEPQQKRSKLDLDADTKEDSRLAEVAPILLPEKAAGHLAQSTASL, encoded by the exons ATGCCTCTGCCTGAACCTAGGGAGCTGGACGGTGGTGGCATGAAGGCTGACCAGGAGCCATGCGAGCCTGGCAAAGCTGTGCTTCCAGCAACCCCCAAGAAGCCCAGGCAGTTCTCCAAGCTGGTCCTGCTGACGGCCTCCAAAGACAGCGCCAAAGTGGCTGGGGCCAAGCGCAAAGGCGTGCACTGCATCATGGCCCTGGGCGCGCCAGGCCCTGCCATCCTCGCCAAGGCCCTCCTCAAGACCCACCCAGAGGCTCAGCGGGCCATTGAGGCTGCTCCCCCGGAGCCCCAACAGAAACGCAGCAAGCTGGACCTGG ATGCTGACACCAAAGAAGACAGCCGATTGGCTGAGGTGGCTCCCATCCTGCTCCCGGAAAAGGCTGCTGGGCACCTGGCCCAGTCCACTGCATCCCTGTAA